A segment of the Pirellulales bacterium genome:
GGTCTTATCGAACGATTCCTTTTCGATCGTGTTCATCACCGCCAGGCGTTGTTTGCGGGCCTCGCTGGCGTCGGTCCCTTCTTTGACGGCCGCTTTCACGCGGTCGGTCACGTCTTCGATGTCGACCAATACGTTCAACTCCAGGTCGACGCACTTGACCTCGTCTTCGTGTTTGCGGGCATGAAAGCCGGTCTTGATCAAATCCTTTTCGGGCGTGCTGAGCTTTTGCAGGCAGTCAGCCCCCACGTGATGGTTGGTCATCACCAGGCCATCAGACGAGACGAATGACCCGGAGCCACCGCTGTTGAATCGCACGGACGATTGCCGTACGTGCTTCAGCCATTCGGCCGAGGGCTCGAAGCCGTACTTCTCCTTGAGCGCCTTATCTGGCGGATTGGTGAACAGCCACATTCCCTCGTCAGCTTGCAACGATTCAGCCGCGGCGAAACTCATGAACAAGACTCCCAGGAGGGTGACGCAAAATCGGCGGCGCAACATGGTGACTTATCTCGAAGGGTGTACGGTTAAGACCAGTTTTTAGCGAGTCTTGGCAGGCTTGGCAGGTGCCGCGGCGGTCGCGTTACGAAACAACAGCCCAAAGCCCGTCAGGGCCAACAGCAGAATCAAAGCACTGAACGCGACGACCGAAGGCCAATTGCTGTCGACCCAACCTTGCGGCATAAACCGCGCCAGGCTGATCGCATCGAGCCAAGAGGGAACGAAGCCAAAAAACGCCACGATGACCCCCGCGATTGCGCCGCCGGCAATGTAGCCGGAACTGAGCAAGACGCCTGGACTCATGTCGGCCTCCGCTTCGGACTGTCGTTTGACCTTGTCGACCAGCCAGCGCACGGCGCCCCCGACAAAAATCGGCACCGACGATTGAATCGGCAGATAAACGCCAACGGCAAAGGGCAGCGACGGGACGCCGGCTAACTCCAGCGTCACGGCAATCAGCACGCCGATGAACACCAACTC
Coding sequences within it:
- a CDS encoding S46 family peptidase; this encodes MLRRRFCVTLLGVLFMSFAAAESLQADEGMWLFTNPPDKALKEKYGFEPSAEWLKHVRQSSVRFNSGGSGSFVSSDGLVMTNHHVGADCLQKLSTPEKDLIKTGFHARKHEDEVKCVDLELNVLVDIEDVTDRVKAAVKEGTDASEARKQRLAVMNTIEKESFDKT